Within Lagopus muta isolate bLagMut1 chromosome 1, bLagMut1 primary, whole genome shotgun sequence, the genomic segment TTTTCCTTACCTCCACTTTTATATTAAAGAAGCACACAATCACTTATACTGATTTAGTAATCCAGCGAACAGTAACTCTTCCATTTTCTGATCCTGGAATGCACTGAAGTGCTCTTCTGTGCTGTAGCACACCTGACCAAGGTAAAAGAAGGAATGGCAGTGTTTGCAACAACTTTTCAAGTAGTGAGCCTTCTTTCCCTATCAGCCTGCAATTGCTCTGCACCTCCCTTCACTCACATTCAGGAACTGGCACAAGAATTGTTTATGGCTTTTCAAAAGCCTGCTGACTTCCTCCCATCTCCAGTCTGGGTCTAGAAGCAGGCACCATGCTGGCTGGAGCCTTGCAATTCACTTTTTGCAATTTAGATTCCCTACTCATCATCAGGAGAACCTACCGGTTTTAAATCGTCGTAACTTTAAGTCCCATTAATTATACATGCACTGTAGTACATATATGAGGGTAGAGACACAGCTGTGGAGAGtgctaaacaaaataaaaaaatgtaagctAAAGAGCTTCAGAAGGAAATGGGTAAACTTCGGCATAAAACTTGAGCATATTATGAGTAATATGTTGAGAAGGTTGCTCTGCAGAGTCACTGAAGTTGCTTAGAACTGACGATGGAAGATAAAAATTCCTGCACCTGCAGGCTTGCAGACACCTCAGTCTTGTAACACAACATTCAGCATGTGAGACAACATCAACACACCACAAAGCTTGGGGGCTTCTATCAAAACAAGGGAAAGGATGGCTTGAGAGCTGTCACTTCCATCACTAATTCATACTGGGAAAGTCTTAGGATTTTTATTCAGTATTCTGTGCAGTATTCTGTGCTGTATGCTGCAGGCTCCAGGGGAAATGAAGAAGCCTGTCTGGTGTAAActctggagaaaaacagggtGATGGTTCTGCTGCTCTGACTGGTGGGAACAGTTAGTGATGTCCCGGTGgctcctgcatgctgcagggAGCAAGGATAGGATAGGGTCTTAGTATCTTGGTCATAGCAGACGGCAGTCTCAGATGAAATGGAGCAAAGCAGTGGCTTCATGAGGGTCTCAGCATAGGTCAGTGATGGAGCCAAGGCTGGGAGCTGGACCAGAAGTTTAGTAATCCTAAGCAAGAAGCCCAGAAAAACTCTAGGGTATGTTCAGAGAATAAGGAAGAAGATAGCTCTCATCTTAGAGTCTACAACTTCTATCAAAGTTTATATACCTGCaaatgctgtgtgttttttaaacgatcttttctgaataattttgcTACATAGTGTTTGCATGTCTGGTATATTCATTCTACAAGTCAAGACCAATCcactttctgaaacatttcttccaTAGATTCTCTTCTGGAATATAATCTGCTGGTGTTGGCTGTGACATGCGGCCCAACATGGGATCTCGCCATCTGTGCTGATACCCCTTGGGATGAGATGAATCTTATACACATTTTGTGCAAGGCTCCTAGAATATAAAATCAGGTAGAATAGACAAGGACAAAGGGGTGAAAATGTCCCTGGTTTCCTTTCATTCAGTTCCCTGCTGTCCTGTTCCAGAAACCAACACAGCTTACCTTGAAAATGCATTGGTCCTGTACCCcttttcagttttacaaaaaTGACACCAGATGATTTGTTTCCAGGGGACTTCCTAGCCAAAAGCAGGGGgaacaaaaagagcaaagagacTCCACTCAAACTCTGTGAAGCTACCATTATATGTGAGGACTGGGATACgattcatcacagaatcatagaatcatggaatcatagaatcacagaatcacagaatcatagaatcatagaatcatagaatcatagaatggcttgggttggaagggacctcaaggatcattaagtTCCAATTTGCCTAGATCAaatactagaccagactgcccagggcccaatccaacctggccttgaaagcctccagagatgaggcatccacaacatccttgggcaacctggCACCTTACCACTATCTCAATAAAAAACTCCCCccgacatctaatctaaatctcccttcctttagtttaaaaccattgtcTGGAAGAGAACATTTTACCCCAACTCCCTTGATCTCTCAGCTGCCCCATGCCCGAATATCTCTAAGGGTAAAACTGAATTTGCATGAATATAACCACCTCTCAGCATTACTTGTCTTTAGTTAGACAGTGAATGCTTTGTTGAAAGGGCATGTTAACCAAAGCACGTCATGAGTTCATGCTGAATTCACAGATGTCTTcatgttaaaacaaaatattattatttaaaaaaaaaaaaggaacgtTTAATTTGTCCCTTTCAAAATCCAgtgctttgatttttcattttaaaatgagtatCCATTTCCAAAGGTACTTCAAGATTATTTAAATCACATATTAAAAAGTGGAAAAGGATTAAGAAGAAAAGTGTAGAAGAATTCAATTTGTCAAAACACTTCTTAAATAGTAATTTCAGACTGACCCCAAGTCACTTTCTTCCATTAACACATGGATTttaagttgaaagaaaaaaaaagctaaaagtCCACTCTTGCCCTCATGGCTGCAAAtattcacacacaaaaaaagaagagggcACAATAACTTGTCTGTTCCTGTACAGCTGTGAAGCATTAAGTCATCTGGCCTCATCCTTTTGTCTCTCTCTATCCCACTCCTTTGGACTCactgtttgaagaaaaattgaTATAATGTAAGGAACTGGTGAAATGTAGCAAAGCACCAGAACATAAAATTGCAGAAAGTCTCTAAGTCCATCAATCTGGCCAActcttatttattaaataagagTTCCACATTTATATGAGGCATGTGATCAGGTTTTGTTCTACCAATTTTTCAAAGGACATACGTGTATTTGCATCTGCAGAAGAAGATttgatattttctcttttttattgaGTTTCATCCGTTTGACTAGAGAGCAGTTAACATCCCAGGTGATGGGGTTTGATGGAGGCTCAAAGTGACCTCCTGCCTCCATGGCTTCTGGGTGCTATGCAGATGTATGCAGTGCACACTGTGCAATGTAACTCAACCCTCTTCCAGCCAGTCTTGGCTTCTGTCTCGTTCATCCCTTCCTCTATCTCTAGCAGAAGACAGGGGATACATGTATGTTGAATTATGTGCTCATATTGCTCTTAACGAACAAGCAGCAACTGTGAATGAAAATGGAACTTTTaataaatgaacagaagaaGGGCTAAAATCACTGGGTAAATCATTCGCAACCTGCCCTAGTGAGGAAGTGCAATGAATGTCCTatgttacagaaagaaaatacagctaaTTCTTCCAAGCAGTGAAGTCAATGAATGCAAAACCTTTTACTAACTTCAGAGGCCAGAACCTAGCCCCAAACCAGAGGGTTGACATACAGCTCTTCTCTTGTAGGTCTCAATTGTGCTTAGAACTGCTTAAAAGCCAAGAGGATTGTTTCTGTTTGGAGGGCCCCAGACTAACTCTGTACACTGGTCACTGGACAACCAGGTTATGTAGGTTATACCAGcttcagctgaaagcagctctCCCACAGCCAGGTGTGGTGCACTGCTCTCAATTCAAAATTGCTCTGCCTTGATAGTGGTAGCGCCACCAAACCAGTTTGGAACTctgaatcacagagtcacaggaTGGTcagggatctctggagattaACTGGCCCAACCCCTGCCCAAGACAAGGACACAGAGCAGGGCGCTGGGGGCCACTTCCAGAAGAACACGTCAGGCCAGgttaatttcatagaatcacagaatgtcttaCGGTGGAAGTgacattaaagatcatcaagaTCCAGCTCTGTTATGGGTGGGGTTGCCAtacaccagctcaggctgcccagagccccatccaacctggctttgagcacctccaggaatggggcacccacggctctctgagcagcccctGCTGGTGCCTAACTGCCCTCTGAGcaaagaactttttcctaacaTAAAACCTAAATGACTCcacttttagtttaaagtcaaGCCCCCAcgttctatcactatcagaccacatAAAAAGACAgccccctcctgcttgtaaggtcccttcaagtactggaaggctgtgttTAGGTCTCACCAGAGATGCCACCACTGCTGGTGGCAGCGGACCGTGGCCACGAGTGGGGACTGTGACCACCCGAGGTGGATGTGGGGGTGTGGGTAAAGGCCTGGAAGGTGGGCTACCAGCCCACAGAACCTCCCACAGCAAGAGGGTGAGCGGCCACCGCTCCCCTCCAGCCACCGGCGATGGGGACACGCGGCGATTGGGAAAAGGGGTCCCGAGCACCGCAGAGAGAAAAGGGACGCGAGGCTGTGCGGCACCAGGGCTTCTCTCAGCGCCCGGCGGGACGCGTGAGGCGAGAGCCGCGCAGGACCACACGGGTTAAGTTATGTAAGCCATTTGGGGAGGGGTGGACGAAAGGGGCGCTGCCGGCGTGGCTGCGGCGGCTCAGGTTGATTGAGGGCGGATGACAGCGGCCTGGCGCAGGCCCACGGCGGAGGAAAGCGGCTTAGCCCCCTCCGGGTTGCCATGGAGAtaggcgggcggcggcgggagcggcggcggcggcggcggggctgTCAGTGAGGCTGCACCGGGCaccgggcggcggcggcggagaggaggaggaggaggaggtggaggaggaggtggaggagaaggccgcggcggggagcggcggcggcagACATGGACTCGCACTGCGACTGTGCCGAGCCTCCGGCCGCCGAGCAGCCGTCGGGAAAGATTAACAAAACCGCCTTCAAATTGTTCAAGAGGAGGAAATCCGGGGGCACCATGCCGAGCATCTTCGGGGTGAGGAGCAaaggtggggaggggaagggcgCGAGCAAGACGGGGATGGTGCGGAGCAGGACGCACGATGGCTTGGCCGACGCCGTGCTGGAGAGCGGCAAGAAGGACGACGGGGGCGGCGGGGAAGCGCGAGGGAAGGATGCTCCGAGCAGGGCGGCCGGCGGCCTCGGCAGCTCGGCCGGCGGCTCGGTGGCCAAATCGCACAGCTTCTTCTCCCTGCTGAGGAAGAACGGGAGGCCGGAGAACGGCAAGGCGGCGGAGAACGCGGAGCAGCGGGCTGGCGGCAGACAAAAGAAGGGGCTGAAAGGGATCTTCAGCAGCATGCGGTGgcacagaaaggacaaaaacggcaaagaggagaggggagaagcCTCAGAAATCCCGTCCGGTCTTATTATGCCGGGGTCTCTGACTGCCAGCTTGGAGTGCATCAAAGAGGAGACGCCGAAACCTTTGTCTGAAACTCCGAACGGCGCGGGAGACGCCGGTCCCGAGTCGCAGCGGGAGAAGCGCGGCGGGGACGCGTGTGGCTCGGCCGGGGAGCCCGAGGCGGGAGCTGGGGAGTCGTGGGACGGCAGAACTCCCTCCGGAGAGgaccctgctgctgctgctgctggaaggagacTCGAGGAGCTCTGCGGTGAGCGACCGGACCCGGGCGCAGGAGAGGTTGGGACTGCGAAGGATGCGGCCATAACAGGTGACGTTCCAATAACGACTATTCCCCCTGTTGAACCTCACTGTGATAGCGGTCAAGAGACGGCAGCCGCCCCTGACCCTTCCTCTGTTGATCCACCCTCAGAGCAGTCGATTGATCGTATTTGTTTGATGTTTGCTGACGTGACTTCACTGAAAAGCTTTGACTCTCTTACAGGCTGCGGAGATATTATTGCGGACCAGGAGGAGGATGTGGGCAGCGGGAGTGGCGGCTGCGAGAAGAGCACCCCCGGGGCCAGCAAGCTGGGCGCATCCAAGAAGCACCCCACCATGGTTGCCTATcaaggaggaggggaggagatgGCCAGCCCAGACCAGGTGGATGATACCTACCTGCAAGAGTTCTGGGATATGCTGTCACAGACGGAAGAGACCAagacaggaggaagaggaggaggtggaggagggaCAAAGACAGCCGAGGAGCTGAAGGAGAACCAAGGTACTGAGGGGGCCCAGAACAGAATGGTGGTGAAACGTGGTGGCCTCAACCAGATCCCCATTCACCTCAACAACAAagaggagcagaagggcagggagAAGGAACAGCACGAAGGTGTCCCAAATAGTGATGAGGGCTACTGGGATTCCACCACCCCTGGTCCTGAAGAAGACAGCACTACAAGCATCCAGAAGGAGACCCTTCCCAGGGACAGCTACAGTGGGGATGCACTCTATGACCTCTATGCTGAGCCTGATGAAAACCCACCAGGAGGACCTCCAGAAGAAGAGGTCACCTGTACGCCACGCTCCAAGCCTGTGTCTCCAATAACGACCACGTGCTCACTGAAAACGCCCTCAAGCACAGTGAAGGACTCCAAAATACCCATCAGCATTAAACACCTTGCATCGCATCCTGCTAGCCATGGAACAGATACCAGTAACAGCCATCACGTTGCACACCATCACCTGGCCAAAAGTGAaatgcacagaacaaaaatcCCTGTCTCTAAAGTACTAGTACGCCGAGTCAGTAACAGGGGCTTAGCAGGGACGACGGTGAAAGCTGCCACATACCAGGACAGTGCCAAAAAGTAATTGAAGAGCAGGTGGACATAAAGATAGACGGCAGGATCAGTATGTGAAAATCTGCATAGGAGGCCACAAACAGTGTGTTAATTTTGCATTGCCTGAAGGGAGGAACCTAAAAGGCTTATCTCACTATACTATGTAGGCCTGCACTTCTGAATCTGTATGGCTGAATACAAGAAGACAACTTttcaagcacttttttttttttttttttacatttgtatCTTTTTTCTGCAGCACTAAGTACTGGGGAGGTTCATTTTAACATGCCTTTGTGGAAGCAGAACTTGGATTATGAACCTAAATGAGTATCTTCCCTCATGCAAAGCAGTGCCACATGTTCTTCAAGGGAGCAAGAGTTACGAAAGGAGCGACATAAGAGGTTCCCCACTACACTTATCTCTTAATTGTTCCTGGGGAGGAGTGGGGGGAGGGTGCCTGGCGCCAAAAGTAGTGTTTGGTCTGCAAGATGTTGGAGAAAAATaccaagcaaaaaacaaacaacctaaCAGGTATTTTACCTGATGTAGGAATgagagcactgctcagcagcagactTGATTGACTTATGTGCAGTAGCTAATTAAGGAGTTAGGTGGATTTGTCCAACAGgaaaatctatttttgtttgtctgtctgtTTGGTTCGTTTTGATCTGCTCTAATGTAATTGGGTAACAGAGACACCTGACGTAGGTTCAGATGTTTACATCAATACTTGTCCAATAATGCATATAATCAGGTTCAGGGAAACAATTTACTAAATGCCAATATATACACACTGTTCACATTTATACAATAACTTGCTTGCCatttgtaaatatatacatattttagcAGATTTACTCAATGATACAAATTTTTTTATAGAAAGAAATCACCTGTCTGTATTATCTAGAGTTTAAACAGAAGTTAGTTTTTATAGGTAGATAATTTTACAGTTCTAAAATGATAGAACTTTGTGTAAGTACCTTAAATTAGAGCAAAACTCTGTTTTGTATGGGCTCATGCATCCCCAGTTAAGTAAGTCTGAAGTGCTGGTTTAATTCGAGTGGCACATTCCATGTCAGAGCAGAATTTCTGACAGCATTGCCATTGCAAACCTCTATTTTCAGGGGTTTAGACAAAGTTACTCTGGGCTTAAATCTTACAGAGGAGGAACCCAGGAAAGAAACaagttttttaattattatttttaaaaatatataaaattagTTTTTGACTATTTAAAGAAAGTCTGGgttcttgttgctttttattttcattcttaataataattttacttaaagagatgaaaagaaatatggtAGGCTAATGGTCCATGAAATGGTCTGATGAGCTTGGATCTTATGAGAAATGTATTAATGGTCAGCATGTTTTTGAGTAGTGGCTACTGTACGTGGACACTGACAACATTTCCAAGAAATTTAATAGGGTTTTAATGTGCCTGAGGACATATTTTTATGATACACTGAAAAAGCTCCAAAAATCACTGAAGATTAAAAGCGAATATtatgtatttacaaaatattttgatatgaGTATTTAATCATCAGACCACAgctaatataaaatatatgctCCGGTGTATCTTACAAATAATATACATTTTAAGAATATAAGTCTATATTATGCAGAGAGTCCTAAATTCACGTAACTGAAGCTAATGGGTCTGATCTTATATAGCAGTTGGTTTTACTGTTtgttaaactgaaagaaagaaaaaaaggaaagtaaatatACAGGATATACATTTGAAGGATATTAAGGTTACAGATAAACCATAAAAAGCCAGGAATAACATATGTCTTATATGTGTGGTTCACTGAGGTGATGACCTTATGGTCACAAGAGGAGAACTGGCATCTGGCTGTGCAGTCACTGCAGGACGGAACACCAAGCTGTGCCACCCCAGTGACTAGGGAGAAATTGTTCTTTTCTGCTCAGTCCCTGCTTTCGTGGTTTGAGTAAGAACCTTAATACACTTCACAGAAGATAATTTTGTATGTCTCCCTTGTAACATACATACGTGTGGTTTCTACATGCCTACTCACACAGACACGTTGTACATATGCATGCCTAGTCAGAGCGCACCTCCTCCCAGCGTGCATGCACACGGGCAGACACGCACCCTGCACTCTCACACCTGTGCAAACATGGCCACGC encodes:
- the AMER2 gene encoding APC membrane recruitment protein 2; translation: MDSHCDCAEPPAAEQPSGKINKTAFKLFKRRKSGGTMPSIFGVRSKGGEGKGASKTGMVRSRTHDGLADAVLESGKKDDGGGGEARGKDAPSRAAGGLGSSAGGSVAKSHSFFSLLRKNGRPENGKAAENAEQRAGGRQKKGLKGIFSSMRWHRKDKNGKEERGEASEIPSGLIMPGSLTASLECIKEETPKPLSETPNGAGDAGPESQREKRGGDACGSAGEPEAGAGESWDGRTPSGEDPAAAAAGRRLEELCGERPDPGAGEVGTAKDAAITGCGDIIADQEEDVGSGSGGCEKSTPGASKLGASKKHPTMVAYQGGGEEMASPDQVDDTYLQEFWDMLSQTEETKTGGRGGGGGGTKTAEELKENQGTEGAQNRMVVKRGGLNQIPIHLNNKEEQKGREKEQHEGVPNSDEGYWDSTTPGPEEDSTTSIQKETLPRDSYSGDALYDLYAEPDENPPGGPPEEEVTCTPRSKPVSPITTTCSLKTPSSTVKDSKIPISIKHLASHPASHGTDTSNSHHVAHHHLAKSEMHRTKIPVSKVLVRRVSNRGLAGTTVKAATYQDSAKK